TTCTAAATCGTGGCCCATTAAGCCCACAACGCTTCGAATTTGTCATCTTCTGCCGGGAGTCCATCCATGGCATCTCCGCATAAATGCAGACCGGACGCGTCTAGTATCAACCACAAAATCGCTGCTCGACGTGTTTTGAATTTCGGTGGCGCAATGGGGTTAATTTCGAAATGGGTCGAAATTTCAAAACATATCTTTTGCTGGACAAAATTTACTGCCTCTCGCTACTTTTTACCTACTGCAGCAACAGCCTTGGTTCAGGGGCCGCCTCGCCTATCATGTGACTCTGCCCGTCTGCGCCGAGCCCGACACCACTGGCCCATGCCTTCCTTTTACCCGTTCGCGCCGCAGAGCCGCTGGAGCCGTGGTCCATGCAAAGCGAGAGCTCGCATGGCTCTTGCCCATGGTCGTCCGTTGGATGCCAATATCTTCAGCAATGCGTTTCGTCTCGTTTCCTGGAAACTTCTGGGCCGTTTCTTGCTTTTGGAGGTAATAGCACCCCACATACCCTAACTTATATAAGATGTGACATTTTAGTTCTAAACTTGTAAAATTCAACCCCGTCATACCCCAACTTGCACCTCAGGTGATGTTTTAGTCCCAGACCAATCAAAGGACGACAATTGGTAGCCAGGTGGCTGGCCGGGTTAGCACACACACTTTTACAAAAAAAACCTGCTTTTTTCCCTAATTAACCCGCACTTATGTGCAGTCAGTGCAAGTTACCCCAAGAAAGCCACCAGCCAAGGCTTTTTCCCGGTTTTCTGCGTCACCGCCGCGGCCGTGCCCCCCGGCGCGCGCAGCTCCGGCGCCACGTACGACAGCGCCGACAGGGCGCCGCTGCGGAGCGCGCACGCCACGCTGCTGCCGAGCTTCCTCGACTGCGCCGTCTTgtgcacgccggcgacgaggcgggtCAGGCCGAAGCCGAAGACGTGCGGACGAAGCTCGTCGTCGAGCAGGATCTTGGATGACTTGATGCAGCCATGCACGTACCGGCGAGAGCTGCACTCGTGCAGGTATGCCAGTCCCCTCGCCGCGCCCTGAACGATGGACAGCCTCACCGACAACGGTAATGGAGTTGGCGAAGCCGTCAGGCCTGTTAGTATAATCTTGAGTTTGAGTTAGATGCAAAGCTAGTCCACATGCAATTACTGCTACGTGCATGAGTCCGGCTGCTAGCCGTTACCTAGTAGCTACTAGCTAGTAGATGTACGAGTACTAGTCCAAGTCGTGTCAAAGTCTGAGTCATAAATTAGGCTAGTGTTGTAGTCCAAGTCGTGTCAAAGTCTGAGTCATAAATTAGGCTAGTGTTGTAGTCCAAGTCGTGTCAATGTCTGAGTCATAAACTAGGCTAGTGTTGTATCCGTGAACTAGTTTTCGCAGAACTAGTTTGGATAAGTAGGGCCTTGTTTGGATAAGTAGTTTTCGCAGAACTAGTTTTCCGTGAACCCATATAACGGTGTAACAGACTTAAACCATGTTTGGGCCCCGCAGTAAAAACGTGGATTAGCAAGATTCAATTTCCACAAAGCCAGGAATATGCGttttatgaaaaactactaaacaTGTTTTTATGAAAACACGATTATATACGGATACTCATCGCAACTGATATTCGCCGACTCGACGAACGAAAGCTGCAGCGGAATCGAGCTGAGTCGGCAAGTTGAAACCGCCACCGTCCATGCGTGCCAAGTCGCCGAGGGAAGCGGCCGCCGCCGTCCATGTGTGCCAAGTCGCCGAGGGAAGTGGCCATCGCCGAGCGCACACGCCGAGTTGTCGACTGGAAGCCGTCGTCGCCGTCTTCGCGCCGAGTTGTGGAGTCGCCGAGGGAAGCCACACGGCCGCGGCCATCGCACCGAGTCGTCAAGTAGAAGCCGCATGGCCGCTATCAATATTTTCTCAATTCCACCGGCGACGATGTCGCGTCGCTGAGACTGGTTTTCTACGCACCGACGATGTTGCCGAGCTGCCCATTCGAGCGCCTCCACTCCATGGCCTCATCAGTGTTCTCATGGTCTCTCGTTCATTGTTGTGCCACCCGTCGAGCTGCAGCGGGCGGCGCTACTCTGTCCTGAGCCTCCACCAAATGATGAACACCAGCCACGGAATACGACGAGGAATCCTGCTGGACGCAACCATCTCTTCTGCGGATGCAAGGCTGTGGCCGCGTCTCCGTGCTCGGCAGTGGCAACATAGGCAATGGGTGCAGCCTCGGCCTCAAAGGCAcggcgccggcgccacccggaCTCAGTGCCATCGCCGTCGTTGGGCTCACTGAGACGGCGGCGGCTACGTCGGTGCCGCGGCCGGGGACGACCCTGTACACGATGCCGCCATCCAGCTGCCAGTCTGATCTGCTTGTTCATCTCCGACACAGCTGCGATGAAGGCGGCGGTGTCGGCAACATCATCAACAAGAACAGAATCATATGTACTGATGGCAACTTCATTGGAGTCTGAACATGGCAATGATCTCTTGCCATGGCTCATAATTCTGCTTTTCAAGTCGTCAACCATCATGCTGTAGCAGGCATGTGCATGCTCCTGATCAATGTAACAGACAAAGGTTGTTCAAACCCAATGCTCATTTCATCATCCAAATGAAACATTACTATGATCAAAGTGACGCAAAAGGGTTATTTATTTAGTTTGTGCAAGAAACCTTCTCAATGGGGCATGATGGAGATAGATTGTCCATCTTGGACTCCAGTGCTTCTTTGGTCAGTAGAGCTTCATAGGATGCAGCCAAGATTGCAGCTGCAGCCACAGTAGATGGCCTGTAATCCAGCACACTGCCGGTTGCATGAACACAGCGCAAATCAATCAGACAAAATGCAAGAAAGTTCGCAAGATTTCTTTTCAGAAGGTGTGCAGGACGAAGATGAACCTTCGGCTGTGGCAAAGATGGAGCCGATGGACTTGAGGGCGACGCGGGCGGGGtcatgcccgccgccgccgcggccgtcgTGCCGGTCGAGCCGGGAGGAGAAGCAAGGGAGGTAGTCGAACGGCGTAACGGCGGCCATGCGCCAGCCGAGCGTGGACAGCACGAGCAGCTCCATCCGGCGGACGGAGGCGGAGCAGAACTCgtagccgccgccggcgtcgagcTCCAACAGCGCCGGCGCGCAGTACTCCTCCATCTTGGCCGCCACGGAGACGCAGGCCACGGACAGGAGGCGCGCCGCCCACGGCATGGCCGCCCTCTGCACGCACACAACCACATCATCCTCCCGTTCCTAAGAAGCAGAGAGGCTAAATTTGTTttacggcggcggtgcggcgattGATTACATCGACACGTCGCCGGAGGAAGAAGCGGTCGAAGTAGGCGATGGCCAGGTACGCCGTGCGGTGGCCGAACCCGAAGCAGCCCCGAGTCTGCAAATGCAAATCAGATGCCGGTTCCAAAGGCGTCAGTGACCGATCGATCGATGCTCGCACCAATAATCGTGAGAGCGAGGAGCTGAGTGAGTGCTCACTTCAAGGATCCATTTGACGGCGGCGAGGCGCGCCTGCCGGAACCAGTACTCGGAAGCGGCCGACGAGCAGTCCTCCGGCACTGCCACTGCAGCACTAGCCCGGCAACGATGGCCGCCACCACAATGACGGCCGGAATCGACACCGTAGGCGACGACCGACGCTTCGGCGGCCTTCCAACCTGCGCCGCTGCACCAGGGTTCATTCCAGGGTTCGTCTGCGGGATTCTTCCCTCTCTCCGGCGCACTCGATCTTGAGCGGAAACCTGCATAGCCTCGGGTTGTCGTCGAAGTCGGTGGGGCCCTGGTTGACGAGCGAGCCCACCTGCGGGATCACGCCGGCGAGGTCGTTCCCCCGGAGGTTAAGGCTGACAGCCACGGGAATGCCGCAGAACTCCGGCGGGATCCGGCAGACGAAGGGCCTGTTTGAttcttaggcctcctttggtttgaaggaattttataggattttCATAGGATAGGGTTTCTATAGAAAAAATACCTTCAGagctctttggtttgtaggaatgaaatcctattcctatgaaggaattcttcctatcctccacatttcataggaaaataaacattagactagactcaatggaaaaaatcctatggtgtgaatcaaagggcatctcatTTTCTATTTCTATgcataggatttgagatgcatgccatctcatttcctatgactttcctattcctatgattttacaatcctatgaaccaaaggaggccttaggaATTTGACAACGTAGGAATTGGAATAGTATAGGATTGGAGTGGCATGCTcatttgaatcctataggattaacAATAAATATTTGACTGCACAGGAAAAACAAATGattgtaaaaagaggttggagtggatgttagatttcctatgaaatgtagtactccctccgtccgggtgtataaatcattcgcgtagttctaggtcatcgatttgaggaattaaatatgtgttatatgtcatgaaaaataTACCACTAGATTTCCACACGGatatagtttctaaatatatatttttgtcacatataatacatatttagatagttaaattatcgacctagaactacgcgaatgacttatacaccgggacggaggtagtacaaaagattccataggaatttttttaatgaAATTCAATCCTATAAATCAAAGAAGCAACATagaaaaaaatcctaaggatttcaatccttcagaaatcctataaaattcctttgaatcaaaggagcccgaAATGGCTGTAGCTGAGGTTGATTAAGGAAAACGGCAGGGGGTTCTACAAAAGTGCATGCGCTGACCGGGCCAGCCACCTGGCTGCCAATTGTGTAGTTGTGATTGGTCTGGGACTAAAACGTCACATGCAGTGCAAGTTGGGGTATGGTAGGATTACATTTTGCAAGTTTAGGACTAAATCATCACACTTCGTGCAAATTAGGGTACCTGTGATGCTATTACCTCTTGCTTTTGCCAAGTTCCCGGCCTCAAATCTGCTCAATCTCATGACCGTAACGCCAGCACCGAGCGGCCGGAGAAACAGTTGGGCTCTCGCTGCTGCTCTGCCCTCCTCTCGGCGTCACGCGCGCGCCAGAGGCTGACGCGCGGCATTGGATTCTCGTGTTCGTTCGGTGGGGTTGGACCTCCGAAGGAGGGAGACGAGACCAACGGTCATGGAACGAGGTTGGTGCAGCCGTgtagtagttttttttttttttttttttttgcgggaagccGTGTAGTACTGTTCATTGTTTTTGAGATAGCTCACCACTCATGTCAAGTGGTGGAAGCCGTGTAGTAGTAGGTCCTACTACGTGGCGCACCCACCCGTCCACCGTCCACGGCCGGTCTTGCGTTAGACGAACAGAGGTCGAGGTGACTGTTGCGTGTGGTGTGTCGGTGGGGTGGGCTCGGCCCACGCACGGCTCACCGAACCTCTCTTTCCGTTCAGGTGGGCGGTGGCTTCTGTTTCTTTCTCGTCTCTAGTGGGCATTGATTGGAGAGCTTGAAGCCTTCGGTGCAAAAACAATTCGacgcacgtacgtacgtacgtaccatCTGCAACTATCTACGCGCGGCTAATAATTAGGCTTCTGGAGGTCAATGGTGTTGTTGGATGCATGCGCCCCGCAAAAAGTACGGTGTTGTTCCATGCGCGAGTACCGTGGCTGCTTCGTGTGGACAGAATTAGAACGGCAGTTTTATAATACTAATGCAGTACGATCTCGATTTCGTCGGTGGAAAATTCGGAGAATGAGGCCTGGAGGACCCCATGAGAGGACTTGAGATCCTCCAAGGGATACTTACTTGCATCTGGGTTTGTTCTTATTTGTCGGGTGCATTATTAGTGGAGAGAGAACAACTGCTGTCGGCCATGTGGGAAGGGGAATGGAGTGCTGCGCGGGCTGCTTGTAAGCTGGGCCGGAAATGTTCCGCAACAACGACTCGGACGGATGATGGATGCCATTCTGTACTGGGCCGTGTTCGTCGCCAAGGTGCTTCACAAGCCCATTCAAAATACACCCCTAAAAAATAGCTCACTGAAAATACCATCAGCAAAACATGTACACATATGGATAAACGGCCAGTGCTGCCACTGAACAATCCTCATTGTTTCAGTGATTTATTCTTCCCTTATGTATATCCTTTAACTAACATCCACAAGACACGCCCAAACAtggccagtggcggagccaggattcgaGTATAGGGGGGGCCGAGTATGTATATTGGTCTAATCTCATTGATAATTACTGGCGCCCCAGCGGGGTAGCGCACACCCCTTCGCGCGCTCGGCGTTCTCATGGGCTGGCCCATTTgtcattttttctttattttttcattttccctTTACTTTTcatttctgttttcctttttctttcctaCTTTTTCTCTTTACTTTTTCATTCCTTTTTGCGAATtttcttttcaaattcatgattttttttgttcatcgAATTCAACAAATGTTCATCGGATTCAATTTTTTGTTCATCggtattaaaaatgttcatcaaaattcaaattttgttcactaacctaaaaatgttcatcaaaattcaaaatttCTTCATCCATTTGTCAAAAAAGTTCTTGAATACAAATTTTGTTCATGAAATATAAACAAATGTTCATCATTATTAAAAAAATGCTCATAAAAAATGTTCATCCAAATAAGAAAATGTTCATTCTTTtgaatcgcaaacattttttgagCTCCAGATATGTTTTTTTCCGAAAATTCACAATTCACAATGTTTTCAAATTTTAGAACCAAGGCCAAATTATTTTAAtgtagaaaaaaacagaaaagtaaaaaaCGAAAACGAAAATAAATAAGGGCGCCCGCCCCACGCATTGGCCGGCCCAACAGGGTGCGCGGGCTTCGTGCTCCCGTGACTGGGGGCGCCCCACGCACCATATAGGAGGTCCCAAACTTGCAAACACTGGGAGTTCATAGTACAACTTATTTCAAACGTAAAACACCGAAggaaaaaaatactccctccgttccaaattactcgtcgcaaaaatggatgtatttagaactaaaatacatctagatacatccatacccacGACAaataatttggaacggaggaagtaatatTCAAGGTCGTCGATAGGGACAATAATCATACTTTGTATGCCCTCTGGCGGCACCCCATCCTACAAAAATGGCTGATTGCTCTGGGTATGTGCCTGAGCCTCTGAAGGACTCTGATAAAGGCTGGCTGAAAGTTCAAACAGTCTAAGAAACAACAGATGCCCTGCATCTAATTTATCTTGGTGGCTGATTTCATATAGAACCCTTTTTTAGGACAGGTTGCTCTTCTGTTTAAGAAAAAAATGAGACCAAACCAAAGGCTAACCCTCGTTGGTAtttttttataggagaaactccgcgAGCACTCTGGGTATGTGCCTGAGCCTCTGAAGGACTCTGATAAAGGCTGGCTGAAAGTTCAAACAGTCTAAGAAACAACAGATGCCCTGCATCTAATTTATCTTGGTGGCTGATTTCATATAGAACCCTTTTTTAGGACAGGTTGCTCTTCTGTTTAAGAAAAAAAAATGAGACCAAACCAAGGGCTAACCTTCGTTGGTATTTTTTTATAAGAGAAACTCCGCGAGCACCATGCGTACAAGGCGGGACTTCAACTTGGGTGGGCTGGCAGTAACCTCAGCTGCTCAGCCAACAGGTCGACGCCCCGTCCTCAGTTGCTCTTCTGTTTGAACAACACGTTCACCGAGCAATGTGTAGCTTTTGGAATACCCCTTGAGAAATTAGTGGATTGCCACGttacttttgaaggaaatatgccctagaggcaataataaagttattatttatttccttataatcatgataaatgtttattattcatgctagaattgtatttaccggaaacataatacatgtgtgaatacatagacaaacagagtgtcactagtatgcctctacttgactagctcgttaatcaaagatggttatgtttcctaaccatgaacaatgagttgttatttgattaacgaggtcacattattagtagaatgatctgactgacatgacccattccattagcttagcacccggttgtttagtatgttgctattgctttcttcatgacttatacatgttcctatgactatgagattatgcaactcccgtttaccggaggaacactttgggtactaccaaacgtcacaacgtaactgggtgattataaaggagtactacaggtgtctccaaatggtcgatgttgggttggcgtatttcgagattaggatttgtcactccgattgtcggagaggtatctctgggccctctcggtaatacacatcacataagccttgcaagcattacaactaatatgttagttgtgagatgatgtattacggaacgagtaaagagacttgccggtaacaagattgaactaggtattggataccgacgatcgaatctcgggcaagtaacataccgatgacaaagggaacaacgtatgttgttatgcggtctgaccgataaagatcttcgtagaatatgtaggagccaatatgggcatccaggtcccgctattggttattgaccagagacgtgtctcggtcatgtctacattgttctcgaacccgtagggtccgcacgcttaaggttacgatgacagttatattatgagtttatgcattttgatgtaccgaaggttgttcggagtcccggatgtgatcacggacatgacgaggagtctcgaaatggtcgagacataaagattgatatattggaagtctatgtttggacatcggaagtgttccgggtgaaatcgggattttaccgggttaccggaaccccccgggagccatatgggccatcatgggccttagtggaaaggagaaaggggcagcccaagggggctgcgc
The window above is part of the Triticum aestivum cultivar Chinese Spring chromosome 2A, IWGSC CS RefSeq v2.1, whole genome shotgun sequence genome. Proteins encoded here:
- the LOC123191810 gene encoding cyclin-D5-2-like, whose protein sequence is MPRVSLWRARDAERRAEQQREPNCFSGRSVLALRPFVCRIPPEFCGIPVAVSLNLRGNDLAGVIPQVGSLVNQGPTDFDDNPRLCSEHSLSSSLSRLLVRASIDRSLTPLEPASDLHLQTRGCFGFGHRTAYLAIAYFDRFFLRRRVDRAAMPWAARLLSVACVSVAAKMEEYCAPALLELDAGGGYEFCSASVRRMELLVLSTLGWRMAAVTPFDYLPCFSSRLDRHDGRGGGGHDPARVALKSIGSIFATAEAGSVLDYRPSTVAAAAILAASYEALLTKEALESKMDNLSPSCPIEKEHAHACYSMMVDDLKSRIMSHGKRSLPCSDSNEVAISTYDSVLVDDVADTAAFIAAVSEMNKQIRLAAGWRHRVQGRPRPRHRRSRRRLSEPNDGDGTESGWRRRRAFEAEAAPIAYVATAEHGDAATALHPQKRWLRPAGFLVVFRGWCSSFGGGSGQSSAARCSSTGGTTMNERP